The proteins below are encoded in one region of Caulobacter henricii:
- a CDS encoding TonB-dependent receptor, whose translation MQSSNKLLRRALRVTCGFAALSAAIAAAPAAMAQDTVSDIIVTAQKRSENLQDVPVSVTALGGERLQSAFAAGDDILALSAKAPGLYAESSNGRAAPRFYIRGLGNSDFDLAASQPVSIIQDEVVLENVVLKSSPIYDIDQVEVLRGPQGTLFGRNTTAGIVKFSSVKPSEETKARAALSYGSFNTLTFDGGFGGALVPGKVAARASLLVQHRDDYINNAFTKKNDALGGFDEKAARLQVLFTPTEAMSALFNIHGRDLDGTSATFRANVLTKGSNKLNANYDRKTVYFDAGAGNPQKYKGWGTSANIGYDFGDVTLTSITAYEETHGSSRGDIDGGNLKGPGFIPFPSESTDGIKELDQVTQELRLASDTDGPLSWQVGAFYFDTSYQIRTDPGFAPVTTLEQKNTSWAVFGQASYKASEALTLTGGLRYTSDDKDMRVVSGPNKVAPVSVSDEKVSWDLSAFYEVADNVSVYGKVASGFRGPSIQGRDIAFFAPASVAQSETILSYEVGLKSELLDRRVRLNGALFTYTIDNPQFSAVGGGSNSNRLINANKAEAYGVELDAEFVVTDNLVVTAGYSYAKTEIKDSKLTTATCAQCTVTDPRTSTGLALINGNPFPNAPEYTFDVTARYAVPFGADGELFAYTDWKVQGLTNFFLYESKEFYSKGDFEGGLKLGYAKLDGAWEAAVFARNITDENNLKGAIDFNNNTAFVNEPRVIGVSLNVKM comes from the coding sequence ATGCAAAGCTCCAATAAGCTCCTTCGCCGCGCTCTGCGCGTCACCTGCGGTTTCGCCGCCCTCAGCGCAGCCATCGCAGCCGCACCGGCCGCGATGGCGCAAGATACCGTCAGCGACATCATCGTGACCGCCCAGAAGCGCAGCGAAAACCTTCAGGATGTCCCGGTCTCGGTGACCGCTCTCGGTGGCGAGCGGCTGCAATCGGCTTTTGCCGCCGGTGACGACATCCTGGCGCTGTCGGCCAAGGCTCCTGGCCTCTATGCCGAATCCTCGAACGGCCGCGCGGCCCCGCGCTTCTATATCCGCGGCCTCGGCAACAGCGACTTTGACCTGGCCGCCTCGCAGCCGGTCTCGATCATCCAGGACGAAGTCGTTCTGGAAAACGTCGTCCTGAAAAGCTCGCCGATCTATGACATTGATCAGGTGGAAGTCCTGCGCGGTCCGCAAGGCACGCTTTTTGGTCGCAACACCACGGCCGGCATCGTCAAGTTCAGCTCGGTCAAGCCGAGCGAAGAAACCAAGGCCCGCGCCGCCCTGTCCTATGGCAGCTTCAACACCCTGACCTTTGACGGCGGTTTTGGTGGCGCTCTGGTCCCCGGCAAGGTCGCGGCGCGCGCCTCGCTGCTCGTCCAGCACCGTGACGACTACATCAATAACGCCTTCACCAAGAAGAATGACGCCCTGGGCGGTTTCGACGAAAAGGCGGCGCGTCTGCAGGTCCTGTTCACACCGACCGAAGCCATGAGCGCCCTGTTCAACATTCACGGCCGCGACCTCGACGGCACCTCGGCCACGTTCCGCGCCAACGTCCTGACCAAGGGCTCCAACAAGCTCAATGCCAACTATGACCGCAAGACGGTCTATTTCGACGCGGGGGCCGGCAACCCGCAGAAGTACAAGGGCTGGGGCACCTCGGCCAACATCGGTTACGACTTCGGCGACGTCACCCTGACCTCGATCACCGCCTATGAAGAAACCCACGGCTCCAGCCGCGGCGACATCGACGGCGGCAACCTGAAGGGTCCGGGCTTCATTCCCTTCCCGTCGGAAAGCACCGACGGTATCAAGGAACTTGACCAGGTCACCCAGGAACTGCGCCTGGCCAGCGATACCGATGGACCGCTGAGCTGGCAGGTTGGTGCCTTCTATTTCGATACCAGCTACCAGATCCGCACCGACCCGGGCTTTGCGCCGGTGACGACCCTTGAGCAGAAGAACACCTCCTGGGCCGTCTTCGGCCAGGCCTCCTACAAGGCCTCCGAAGCCCTGACCCTGACGGGTGGCCTCCGCTACACCAGCGACGACAAGGACATGCGCGTTGTGTCCGGTCCGAACAAGGTGGCCCCAGTCTCGGTCTCTGACGAAAAAGTCAGCTGGGATCTGAGCGCATTCTATGAAGTCGCAGACAATGTCAGCGTCTACGGCAAGGTGGCCTCGGGCTTCCGCGGTCCGTCGATCCAGGGCCGCGACATCGCTTTCTTCGCTCCCGCCTCAGTCGCGCAGTCTGAAACCATCCTGTCCTACGAAGTCGGCCTGAAGAGCGAACTGCTCGATCGCCGCGTTCGCCTGAACGGCGCGCTGTTCACCTATACGATCGATAATCCTCAGTTCAGTGCAGTCGGCGGCGGCTCGAACTCCAACCGCCTGATCAACGCCAACAAGGCTGAGGCCTACGGTGTGGAACTAGACGCCGAGTTCGTCGTCACCGACAATCTCGTCGTGACGGCGGGCTATTCCTACGCCAAGACCGAGATCAAGGACTCCAAGTTGACGACGGCGACCTGCGCCCAGTGCACGGTAACCGATCCGCGCACCTCGACCGGCCTGGCCCTGATCAACGGCAACCCCTTCCCCAATGCACCCGAATATACCTTTGACGTGACGGCCCGTTACGCCGTCCCGTTCGGTGCTGATGGCGAGCTCTTCGCCTATACCGACTGGAAGGTGCAGGGTCTGACGAACTTCTTCCTCTATGAATCGAAGGAGTTCTACAGCAAGGGCGACTTCGAAGGCGGCCTCAAGCTCGGCTATGCCAAGCTGGACGGTGCTTGGGAGGCGGCGGTGTTTGCCCGCAACATCACCGATGAGAACAACCTGAAGGGCGCGATCGACTTCAACAACAACACCGCGTTCGTCAACGAGCCCCGCGTGATCGGTGTCTCGCTGAACGTGAAGATGTAG
- a CDS encoding histidine phosphatase family protein: MARVYVIRHGRPASSWGGDDGDPGLDEIGRQQAIEVMESMLALPEATRPRRVVSSPLRRCRETAEPLAQALGLDLHIDARVGEIPTPAALSDPERPAWLRTAFGGEWDQIVGDMDYAAWARGVAAAVAEYPLTAVFSHFVALNAAVGVATGNRQVAAFRPDHCSVTTFDIQDTRLLLIEKGREAQSQVL, translated from the coding sequence ATGGCCCGCGTGTACGTCATCAGACATGGCCGTCCGGCATCGAGTTGGGGAGGGGACGACGGCGACCCCGGGCTGGATGAGATCGGCCGCCAGCAGGCCATCGAGGTGATGGAGTCCATGCTGGCTCTGCCCGAGGCGACAAGGCCGCGACGGGTGGTCTCTTCGCCGCTCCGTCGATGCCGGGAGACCGCTGAGCCTCTGGCTCAGGCACTGGGTCTGGATCTGCACATTGATGCCCGCGTTGGCGAGATCCCAACGCCGGCGGCCTTGTCAGATCCAGAGCGTCCCGCCTGGCTCAGGACCGCGTTCGGCGGTGAATGGGACCAGATCGTAGGCGATATGGACTACGCCGCTTGGGCGAGGGGTGTGGCAGCTGCGGTGGCTGAGTACCCCCTGACAGCCGTGTTCAGCCACTTTGTCGCCCTGAACGCAGCCGTCGGCGTTGCGACCGGCAATAGGCAGGTAGCCGCCTTCAGGCCGGACCACTGTTCGGTCACAACCTTCGATATTCAGGATACGCGCTTGCTCTTGATCGAGAAAGGACGCGAAGCTCAGAGTCAGGTTCTCTGA
- a CDS encoding acetyl-CoA acetyltransferase — translation MRDNTPVLIGAGQFTFRGEIENSPSPLQLLKIAAERAVADAGLLGSDLAGLDAMVVIAFSIDAPGGLSKLPMPRLINPPSSLARALGADPAWKVYTETGGNSPQQAVNAVCERIAQGSSELALVAGAEFLGSLMKRLKGGLGFDGWGDDLVEAPERMGDPRPGVTAQEAAHGLGYPVNTYPLFENALRARDDRSLQDHQQRLGELFSPFSKVAAGNPMAWFPLERSAEELTTVTDRNRMISFPYPKYLNAIMEVDQSAAILICSVRKARELGVSEDKWVYLHGCADAADLWYPLDRQNFHSSPAIRLTGERALEMAGVTLADIDIIDLYSCFPSAVQVAAEELGLALDDPRGLTITGGLPYFGGPGNNYALHSIAEMMTRLRERPGAFGLCTANGWFLTKQSIGIYSTKPFDGDWVREAPSRIQAQIDSLPHPEIVERPVGPSTIETYTVVHSREGVRMGIVVGRDASGRRFVAHTPDDPATLLDLESREGVGRTGIVGPHPDGVRNLFIPD, via the coding sequence ATGCGTGACAACACGCCAGTTTTGATCGGGGCCGGCCAGTTCACCTTTCGCGGCGAGATCGAAAATTCCCCGTCTCCCCTGCAACTGCTGAAGATTGCAGCGGAAAGGGCTGTGGCAGATGCAGGCCTCTTGGGGTCGGATCTTGCCGGACTCGACGCCATGGTGGTCATCGCATTCAGTATCGATGCGCCGGGGGGGCTTTCGAAGCTTCCGATGCCGCGCTTGATCAATCCTCCGTCAAGTCTGGCCAGGGCGCTTGGTGCCGACCCTGCATGGAAAGTCTACACGGAGACGGGCGGCAACAGTCCCCAGCAAGCCGTGAATGCGGTCTGCGAGCGCATCGCACAGGGAAGCTCGGAGCTGGCGCTCGTAGCGGGTGCCGAGTTTCTCGGTTCTTTGATGAAGCGCCTGAAAGGGGGGCTCGGCTTTGACGGATGGGGCGATGACCTCGTTGAAGCCCCAGAGCGAATGGGCGACCCCCGGCCTGGCGTGACAGCTCAGGAGGCCGCGCATGGCCTCGGCTATCCGGTCAACACCTATCCGCTGTTCGAGAATGCACTTCGGGCGCGCGACGACCGGTCTCTGCAGGACCACCAGCAGCGCCTGGGCGAGCTGTTTTCGCCGTTCAGCAAGGTGGCGGCCGGCAATCCCATGGCCTGGTTCCCGCTGGAACGGTCAGCAGAGGAGCTGACAACGGTCACCGATCGGAACCGGATGATCAGCTTTCCCTATCCCAAGTATCTGAATGCGATCATGGAGGTCGACCAGTCCGCTGCGATCTTGATCTGCAGCGTCCGGAAGGCGCGGGAACTGGGCGTATCGGAAGACAAGTGGGTGTACCTGCACGGCTGCGCAGATGCGGCTGATCTCTGGTATCCATTGGACCGGCAGAATTTCCATTCCAGCCCGGCCATCCGTTTGACGGGAGAGCGCGCCCTGGAGATGGCGGGGGTCACCCTGGCCGATATTGACATCATCGACCTCTATTCCTGCTTTCCGTCCGCTGTTCAGGTGGCGGCAGAGGAACTGGGCCTGGCGCTTGATGATCCGCGAGGTCTGACGATTACCGGAGGTCTGCCCTATTTTGGTGGACCAGGTAACAACTACGCTCTGCACTCGATCGCGGAGATGATGACCCGGCTCCGGGAACGTCCCGGTGCCTTTGGTCTCTGCACGGCCAATGGCTGGTTCCTGACCAAGCAATCGATCGGGATCTATTCCACCAAGCCGTTCGACGGCGATTGGGTGCGCGAGGCTCCCTCACGAATTCAGGCGCAGATCGACAGCCTGCCCCATCCGGAGATTGTCGAGCGACCCGTCGGGCCATCGACGATCGAGACCTACACCGTTGTCCACTCACGAGAGGGCGTACGGATGGGCATTGTCGTGGGGCGTGACGCTTCGGGGCGTCGCTTCGTCGCCCATACACCTGATGATCCTGCAACCCTTCTAGATCTTGAGTCTCGGGAGGGCGTCGGTCGCACCGGGATCGTCGGTCCACATCCTGATGGCGTCCGAAATCTCTTTATTCCGGATTGA
- a CDS encoding amidohydrolase produces MFEWRRAAAAASLLALGLSACATTGGAGAKPRTPAAKPAEKVEIKPLPKGLDGAASSGFPSTYSPLPSKATAIVGATVLTATGDQIESGVVFVSGGKIVSVGGADTPIPADVAVIQAKGKWLTPGIIDAHSHLGVYPSPGVQARSDGNEATDPNTAQVWSEHSVWPQDPGFNRARAGGVTTLLILPGSANLFGGRSVTLKNVPSTTMQGMKFPGAPYGLKMACGENPKRVYGGKGRTPSTAMGNVFGFRKAWIDAADYTRKWDDYRAKVQKGEKADAPKRDLQLETLSGVLKGEILVQNHCYRGDEMAVMIDIAREFGYKITMFHHAIESYKVGALLAKEDICSATWASWTGFKMESLDGIDANAALLWKAGACVVIHSDDPIMTQRLNQEAAIAMTAGNKLGYGISRAEAIKWITANPAKAMGIGDKTGSIAPGKAADLVIWNRDPFSVYAQAEQVYIDGALTYDRHDPKYQPKSDFELGQTGQGAFN; encoded by the coding sequence ATGTTTGAATGGCGTCGCGCGGCTGCGGCTGCAAGTCTGCTTGCGCTAGGTCTATCGGCCTGCGCGACTACGGGTGGGGCCGGAGCCAAGCCTCGCACACCGGCCGCAAAACCGGCGGAGAAGGTCGAGATCAAGCCCTTGCCAAAGGGCCTCGACGGTGCAGCCTCGTCAGGCTTCCCATCGACCTATTCGCCCCTGCCCTCAAAGGCCACGGCCATAGTCGGTGCCACGGTGCTGACCGCGACGGGCGATCAGATCGAGAGCGGCGTCGTCTTTGTTTCCGGTGGCAAGATCGTCTCGGTTGGTGGAGCTGACACGCCCATCCCGGCTGATGTTGCAGTCATCCAGGCCAAGGGCAAATGGCTGACGCCCGGCATCATCGATGCACACAGCCACCTGGGCGTCTATCCGTCGCCCGGTGTCCAGGCCAGGTCAGATGGCAACGAGGCCACCGACCCCAACACGGCCCAGGTCTGGTCCGAGCATTCGGTCTGGCCGCAGGACCCCGGCTTTAACCGGGCCCGCGCTGGCGGGGTCACGACCCTTCTGATCCTGCCCGGCTCGGCTAATCTGTTCGGCGGCCGCTCGGTGACACTCAAGAACGTGCCGTCGACCACCATGCAGGGAATGAAGTTTCCAGGCGCACCCTACGGGCTGAAAATGGCCTGCGGCGAGAATCCCAAGCGCGTCTATGGCGGCAAGGGTCGCACACCGTCGACAGCGATGGGCAATGTCTTCGGTTTCCGCAAAGCCTGGATCGACGCCGCTGACTATACCCGCAAATGGGACGACTATCGCGCCAAGGTCCAGAAGGGCGAGAAGGCCGATGCGCCGAAACGTGACCTTCAGCTCGAAACCTTGAGCGGTGTTCTCAAGGGCGAGATCCTGGTGCAGAACCACTGCTACCGCGGCGATGAAATGGCCGTGATGATCGATATAGCCCGCGAGTTTGGCTACAAGATCACGATGTTCCACCACGCCATCGAGTCCTACAAGGTCGGTGCGCTGCTGGCCAAGGAGGACATCTGTTCGGCCACCTGGGCCTCGTGGACGGGCTTCAAGATGGAGAGCCTGGACGGCATCGATGCCAATGCGGCCCTCCTCTGGAAGGCCGGTGCCTGTGTCGTCATCCACTCTGATGATCCGATCATGACCCAGCGCCTCAACCAGGAGGCCGCCATCGCCATGACCGCCGGCAACAAGCTGGGCTATGGCATCAGCCGGGCCGAAGCGATCAAGTGGATCACCGCCAATCCGGCCAAGGCCATGGGCATTGGCGACAAGACCGGCTCGATCGCCCCGGGCAAGGCTGCCGACCTGGTGATCTGGAATCGCGATCCGTTCAGCGTCTATGCCCAGGCCGAGCAGGTCTACATCGACGGTGCCCTGACCTATGATCGTCATGATCCGAAGTACCAGCCCAAGTCCGACTTCGAACTTGGCCAAACCGGCCAGGGAGCGTTCAACTGA
- the glnA gene encoding type I glutamate--ammonia ligase, which yields MSTAKEILNLIKEKDVKYVDVRFTDVRGKMQHVTFDIDLVDDDFLNDGTMFDGSSIAGWKAINESDMKLRPDLTTAIIDPFYQQTTLALFCDVVNPDTGTPYNRDPRSIAKAALNYVKASGIGDTVFFGPEAEFFIFDDVKWNTSPNDTSYSFDSVELPGNSAKTYPEGNMGHRPGPKGGYFPVNPIDSAQDLRGEMLAVMGELGMKPEKHHHEVAPAQHELGLKFDTMVTMADRLQLYKYVIHNVAHAYGKTATFMAKPMFGDNGSGMHVHQSIWGDGKPLFAGDKYAGLSDMCLWYIGGIIKHAKAINAFSNSTTNSYKRLVPGYEAPVKLAYSARNRSASIRIPHVDSPKAKRLEARFPDPMGNPYLTFVALLMAGLDGINNKIDPGAPADKNLYDLPPREQKKIPEVCGSLREALENLDKDRAFLKAGGVMDDDFIDSYIELKMEEVMRLQLHPHPVEFEMYYKC from the coding sequence ATGAGCACGGCCAAGGAAATCCTGAATCTCATCAAGGAAAAGGACGTCAAGTATGTTGACGTTCGCTTCACCGACGTGCGCGGCAAGATGCAGCACGTCACCTTCGACATCGATCTCGTTGATGACGACTTCCTCAATGACGGCACCATGTTCGACGGCTCGTCGATCGCCGGCTGGAAGGCCATCAATGAGTCGGACATGAAGCTGCGTCCGGACCTGACGACCGCCATCATCGACCCGTTCTATCAGCAAACCACCCTGGCGCTGTTCTGCGACGTGGTGAACCCTGACACCGGCACGCCCTATAACCGCGACCCGCGCTCGATCGCCAAGGCTGCCCTGAACTACGTCAAGGCTTCGGGCATCGGTGACACCGTGTTCTTCGGCCCTGAAGCCGAGTTCTTCATCTTTGACGACGTCAAGTGGAACACCTCGCCGAACGACACCAGCTACTCCTTCGATTCCGTCGAACTGCCGGGTAACTCCGCCAAGACCTATCCCGAGGGCAATATGGGCCACCGCCCGGGTCCCAAGGGCGGCTACTTCCCGGTCAACCCGATTGACTCGGCGCAAGACCTGCGCGGCGAAATGCTGGCAGTCATGGGCGAACTCGGCATGAAGCCGGAAAAGCACCACCATGAAGTGGCACCGGCCCAGCACGAACTCGGCCTGAAGTTCGACACCATGGTGACCATGGCCGACCGTCTGCAGCTGTATAAGTACGTGATCCACAACGTGGCCCACGCCTACGGCAAGACCGCCACCTTCATGGCCAAGCCGATGTTTGGCGACAATGGCTCGGGCATGCACGTTCACCAGTCGATCTGGGGCGACGGCAAGCCGCTCTTCGCCGGCGACAAGTATGCCGGTCTGTCCGACATGTGCCTGTGGTACATCGGCGGCATCATCAAGCACGCCAAGGCCATCAACGCCTTTTCGAACTCGACGACGAACTCCTACAAGCGCCTGGTGCCCGGCTATGAAGCTCCGGTGAAGCTGGCCTATTCGGCCCGCAACCGCTCGGCCTCGATCCGGATCCCGCACGTCGACTCGCCGAAGGCCAAGCGCCTGGAAGCCCGCTTCCCCGACCCGATGGGCAATCCCTATCTGACCTTCGTGGCTCTGCTGATGGCTGGTCTCGATGGCATCAACAACAAGATCGATCCGGGCGCGCCCGCCGACAAGAACCTCTATGACCTGCCCCCGCGCGAGCAGAAGAAGATCCCGGAAGTTTGCGGCAGCCTCCGCGAAGCCCTGGAAAACCTCGACAAGGACCGCGCCTTCCTGAAGGCCGGTGGCGTGATGGATGACGACTTCATCGACAGCTACATCGAACTGAAGATGGAAGAAGTGATGCGTCTGCAACTGCATCCGCACCCGGTTGAGTTCGAGATGTATTACAAGTGCTAA
- a CDS encoding bifunctional ADP-dependent NAD(P)H-hydrate dehydratase/NAD(P)H-hydrate epimerase encodes MSREILTVAEMTQADRQAVEQGLSIDLLMDRAGFAVAEAVMKRFPPGRAVIWCGPGNNGGDGYVVARCLHDKGWSVRVEAAAAPATEAAKRAAALWKGETVPLSPSPFPADLYVDALFGAGLSRGLEGDVAKLACACAQLNEPVVAIDLPSGFNGDTGRRLGEAVFCADLTVTFHRLKVGHCLYEGRAACGEVVVADIGLPASEGTASLFENTPDLWERHFPWPALNVHKYQRGRLKVVSGDAGKTGAARLAARAGLRIGAGVVTLLSPSGALAENAAHLEAVMLAPFESDADLRAAGEAADAVVIGPSAGVGETTVRNLFALAGTGSALVVDADALTSFRQDPEALFSALDRDDVLTPHPGEFERIFPGLLARSAERISATREAARLAGAVVLLKGPDTVIAAPDGRAVVSLNGSPWLATAGSGDILAGFIGGLIAQGMTSFEAACAGVWIHAECGRAHGPGLIAEDLPNLAPAVLAGLLARRPSVKRSGLASGR; translated from the coding sequence GTGTCGCGGGAAATTCTGACCGTCGCTGAGATGACGCAGGCTGACCGCCAGGCGGTCGAGCAAGGCCTTTCCATCGATCTGCTAATGGACAGAGCCGGGTTTGCAGTCGCGGAAGCGGTCATGAAGCGCTTTCCGCCGGGCCGAGCGGTGATCTGGTGTGGTCCGGGCAACAATGGCGGCGATGGCTATGTGGTTGCGCGATGCTTGCACGACAAAGGCTGGTCCGTTCGGGTTGAAGCCGCCGCGGCCCCGGCGACGGAGGCCGCCAAAAGAGCCGCTGCGCTTTGGAAGGGCGAAACGGTTCCGCTATCGCCTTCACCGTTCCCAGCGGATCTGTATGTGGATGCGCTGTTTGGCGCTGGTCTGTCGCGCGGCCTTGAGGGTGACGTGGCCAAACTTGCGTGTGCGTGCGCCCAGTTGAATGAGCCGGTCGTCGCGATCGATCTACCCAGTGGCTTCAATGGGGATACGGGGCGACGTCTGGGCGAGGCTGTTTTCTGCGCCGATCTCACGGTGACCTTCCATCGCCTGAAGGTCGGGCACTGCCTTTACGAGGGGAGGGCTGCCTGTGGCGAAGTTGTCGTGGCCGATATCGGCTTGCCTGCGTCAGAAGGGACTGCATCGCTCTTTGAGAACACGCCTGATCTCTGGGAGAGGCATTTTCCGTGGCCGGCTCTGAATGTGCACAAGTACCAACGGGGCCGGCTAAAGGTCGTTAGCGGCGACGCCGGGAAGACCGGGGCGGCGCGATTGGCTGCCCGCGCGGGCCTTCGGATCGGCGCAGGCGTTGTCACCCTTCTATCCCCATCCGGAGCCCTTGCCGAAAACGCGGCTCACCTTGAAGCGGTGATGCTGGCACCTTTTGAAAGCGATGCAGATCTGCGGGCTGCGGGGGAAGCAGCGGACGCTGTTGTGATCGGACCTTCAGCGGGCGTGGGCGAGACGACGGTTCGAAACCTATTCGCCCTCGCCGGGACCGGTTCGGCCCTTGTGGTCGATGCCGACGCCCTGACCAGTTTCCGGCAGGATCCTGAGGCGCTCTTTTCTGCCCTCGATCGCGATGACGTGCTGACGCCGCATCCGGGTGAGTTCGAACGGATCTTCCCTGGTCTATTGGCACGCTCGGCCGAACGGATTTCGGCAACTCGCGAAGCCGCAAGACTGGCTGGCGCCGTTGTATTGCTGAAGGGCCCCGATACGGTCATTGCCGCCCCGGATGGACGTGCTGTCGTGTCGCTCAATGGCTCGCCCTGGTTGGCAACGGCCGGATCGGGCGACATCCTGGCGGGGTTCATCGGCGGCCTGATCGCCCAGGGCATGACGAGCTTTGAGGCAGCCTGCGCCGGAGTGTGGATTCATGCCGAATGTGGCCGTGCCCACGGGCCGGGTCTGATCGCCGAGGATTTGCCGAATCTCGCGCCTGCCGTCCTTGCCGGACTCCTGGCTCGACGTCCTAGCGTCAAGCGTAGCGGACTTGCCTCGGGGCGGTGA
- a CDS encoding P-II family nitrogen regulator, with the protein MKKIEAIIKPFKLDEVKEALQEMGVQGMTVLEAKGYGRQKGHTELYRGAEYVVDFLPKIKVEVVIEDSQLEPALEAITRAARTGRIGDGKIFVSEIAEVIRIRTGENGPAAV; encoded by the coding sequence ATGAAGAAGATTGAAGCCATCATCAAGCCGTTCAAGCTCGATGAGGTAAAGGAGGCCCTCCAGGAGATGGGCGTCCAGGGCATGACCGTGCTCGAAGCCAAGGGTTATGGCCGCCAGAAGGGTCACACCGAGCTTTATCGCGGCGCAGAGTACGTCGTCGACTTCCTGCCGAAGATCAAGGTGGAGGTCGTCATCGAGGATAGCCAGTTGGAACCGGCGCTGGAGGCGATCACTCGCGCCGCCCGGACGGGCCGCATCGGCGACGGCAAGATTTTCGTCTCGGAGATCGCGGAAGTCATCCGCATCCGAACCGGAGAAAACGGTCCAGCTGCCGTCTAG
- the tig gene encoding trigger factor produces MQIVEKSGEGLSRVYGVTVPAAELATRLEARIAEVAPQMNVKGFRPGKVPAAHVRRLYGKALMGEVVEQALNETTQKVLDDNKLRPAGQPELKPSSDMEKVVAGGEDLAFEVAIEIMPDFEPIDPAGIELTKPVYKVSDAEVDEALAELAKQARTYEPRKGKSLKSKDGDQLLIDFVGTVDGVEFAGGKAEGAELVLGSGQFIPGFEDQLIGAKPGDELVVKVTFPEDYQAKDLAGKAAEFATTVKEVRAPVDAEADDELAKRLGLSDLAALKELLKSNLSGRYENSSRFKLKRALLDILDTKHEFELPPRMVDAEFAGIWQQVQADKAQGGLPPEDADKTEDQLKDEYRKIAERRVRLGLVLAEIGRKNEVVVTDQELTDAIMREARQYGAQAQQVFDMYRQRTDLQAALRAPIYEDKVVDLIFGKAKIEEKEVSKEELLEEDDLPEGYGG; encoded by the coding sequence ATGCAGATCGTTGAAAAGTCGGGCGAAGGCCTCAGCCGCGTTTATGGGGTGACCGTGCCCGCCGCCGAGTTGGCCACGCGTCTCGAAGCGCGGATCGCTGAAGTCGCGCCGCAAATGAACGTCAAGGGCTTCCGCCCCGGCAAGGTCCCCGCCGCCCATGTGCGCCGCCTCTATGGCAAGGCCCTGATGGGTGAAGTCGTTGAGCAGGCGCTCAATGAGACGACCCAGAAGGTTCTGGACGACAACAAGCTGCGCCCGGCTGGCCAGCCCGAACTGAAGCCTTCCTCTGACATGGAAAAGGTTGTCGCCGGCGGCGAAGACCTCGCCTTCGAGGTGGCCATCGAAATCATGCCTGATTTCGAGCCGATCGATCCGGCCGGCATCGAGCTGACCAAGCCCGTTTACAAGGTCTCGGACGCCGAGGTCGACGAGGCCCTGGCCGAGCTTGCCAAGCAGGCCCGCACCTATGAGCCCCGCAAGGGCAAGAGCCTGAAGTCCAAGGACGGCGACCAGCTGTTGATCGACTTTGTCGGCACCGTCGATGGCGTCGAGTTCGCCGGTGGCAAGGCCGAAGGCGCAGAACTGGTCCTCGGTTCGGGCCAGTTCATCCCGGGCTTCGAGGACCAACTCATCGGTGCCAAGCCGGGCGACGAACTGGTCGTGAAGGTCACCTTCCCGGAAGATTATCAGGCCAAGGATCTCGCAGGTAAGGCCGCCGAGTTCGCCACGACCGTCAAAGAAGTGCGCGCTCCGGTCGACGCCGAGGCCGACGACGAACTGGCCAAGCGTTTGGGCCTGTCCGACCTCGCCGCCCTGAAGGAACTGCTGAAGTCAAACCTTTCGGGTCGCTACGAAAATTCGTCGCGGTTCAAGCTGAAGCGCGCCCTGCTGGACATCCTGGACACCAAGCACGAGTTCGAACTGCCGCCGCGCATGGTCGACGCCGAGTTTGCGGGCATCTGGCAGCAGGTTCAGGCGGACAAGGCGCAGGGCGGCCTGCCGCCTGAGGACGCCGACAAGACTGAAGACCAACTCAAGGACGAGTATCGCAAGATCGCCGAGCGTCGGGTTCGCCTGGGTCTGGTGCTTGCCGAAATCGGTCGCAAGAACGAGGTGGTTGTGACCGACCAGGAACTGACCGACGCTATCATGCGCGAAGCTCGCCAGTATGGCGCGCAAGCCCAGCAGGTGTTCGACATGTACCGTCAGCGCACCGATCTGCAGGCCGCTCTGCGCGCCCCGATCTATGAAGACAAGGTCGTGGACCTGATCTTCGGCAAGGCCAAGATCGAGGAAAAGGAAGTCTCCAAGGAAGAGCTCCTTGAAGAGGACGATCTGCCGGAAGGCTACGGCGGCTAA